In one Diabrotica virgifera virgifera chromosome 5, PGI_DIABVI_V3a genomic region, the following are encoded:
- the LOC126884760 gene encoding uncharacterized protein LOC126884760 gives MAGRQFRKKYFDFNKPEDVEALMNIINYDSELEDLSDDSDSDLTWCKELNSLPKSLGDSDFSDSDQEEDTRENSLIPNKNPPFQNDTEVTGPSGISAAPVLDQPQTTEDLSQP, from the exons ATGGCGGGTCGTCAGTTCCGTAAGAAAT attttgacTTTAACAAACCAGAAGATGTCGAGGCATTAATGAACATTATAAATTATGATTCAGAACTAGAAGACCTTAGTGATGACTCAGATTCTGATCTGACGTGGTGTAAGGAGCTAAATAGCCTTCCCAAAAGCCTCGGAGACAGTGATTTCTCGGATTCTGACCAAGAAGAAGATACTCGTGAGAATTCCCTAATTCCAAATAAAAACCCGCCTTTTCAAAATGACACTGAGGTTACTGGTCCTTCCGGTATAAGTGCAGCTCCCGTATTAGATCAACCACAAACTACTGAAGACCTTAGTCAGCCTTAA